The DNA sequence CGTCACCGAGCCGGGCCTCACGCCGCTGGAGAAGTACCAGCTGCTGACCGAGGACGAACTGCTCGACGCGCAGGACGAATATGGCGAGGACGCCTTCACCGCCGGCATCGGTGCCGAGGCCGTGAAGCACATGCTGATGGACCTCGACCTCGTGCAGGAGCGTGACGACCTGCTGGAAGAGCTGGCGACCACCAAGTCCGCGCTCAAGCCGAAGAAGATCATCAAGCGGCTGAAGGTCGTGGAAAGCTTCATCGATTCCGGCAACCGCCCGGAATGGATGATCCTGGAAGTCGTGCCCGTGATCCCGCCCGAGCTGCGCCCGCTGGTGCCGCTGGACGGCGGCCGCTTCGCGACCTCGGATCTCAACGATCTCTATCGCCGCGTGATTAACCGCAACAACCGCCTCAAGCGCCTGATGGAGCTGCGCGCGCCCGACATCATCGTGCGCAACGAAAAGCGCATGCTGCAGGAAGCCGTTGACGCGCTGTTCGACAACGGCCGCCGCGGCCGCGTGATCACCGGCGCCAACAAGCGTCCGCTCAAGTCGCTGTCCGACATGCTCAAGGGCAAGCAGGGCCGCTTCCGTCAGAACCTGCTCGGCAAGCGCGTCGACTATTCGGGCCGTTCCGTGATCGTGACCGGTCCGGAGCTCAAGCTGCACCAGTGCGGCCTGCCGAAGAAGATGGCGCTCGAGCTGTTCAAGCCGTTCATCTACGCGCGCCTCGATGCCAAGGGTCTGTCCATGACCCTGAAGCAGGCGAAGAAGTGGGTCGAGAAGGAGCGCAAGGAAGTCTGGGACATCCTCGACGAGGTGATCCGCGAGCATCCGGTGCTGCTGAACCGCGCGCCCACGCTCCACCGCCTTGGCATCCAGGCGTTCGAGCCCGTCCTGATCGAAGGCAAGGCGATCCAGCTCCACCCGCTGGTCTGCTCGGCCTTCAATGCCGACTTCGACGGTGACCAGATGGCCGTGCACGTTCCGCTGAGCCTCGAGGCGCAGCTGGAAGCGCGCGTGCTGATGATGTCCACCAACAACATCCTCAGCCCCGCCAACGGGAAGCCGATCATCGTGCCTTCGCAGGACATGGTGCTGGGCATCTATTACCTCTCCATGGATCGCGATGGCGAGCCGGGCGAGGGCATGGTGCTGGCCGATATCGCCGAAGTGCATCAGGCGCTGCATGTCGGCGCGGTGACGCTGCACACGAAGATCACCAGCCGCGTCCCGCAGACGGACGAGGCCGGCAAGCAGTACATGCGGCGTGTGGAAACCACCCCGGGCCGCATGCTGATCGGCGAGTGCCTGCCGAAGAACCACAAGGTGCCCTACGAGGTCATCAACCGCCTGCTGACCAAGAAGGACATCGGCGAGGTGATCGACGAGGTCTATCGCCACACCGGCCAGAAGGACACGGTGCTGTTCGCCGACGCCATCATGGCGCTGGGCTTCCGCCACGCGTGCCGTGCCGGCATTTCCTTCGGCAAGGACGACATGATCATCCCCGATTCCAAGCAGGGCATGATCGAGGAGACCAAGGCACTGGTTGCCGATTACGAGCAGCAGTACCAGGAAGGCTTCATCACCCAGCAGGAGAAGTACAACAAGGTGATCGACGCGTGGAGCCGTTGCGGTGACCAGGTGGCGAACGCCATGATGGACGAGATCCGCGCGACGCCGAAGGATGACAGCGGCCGCGAGGCACCGATCAACTCGATCTACATGATGAGCCATTCCGGTGCGCGTGGTTCCCCGGCGCAGATGAAGCAGCTGGCCGGCATGCGCGGCCTGATGGCCAAGCCGAGCGGCGAGATCATCGAAACGCCGATCATCTCGAACTTCAAGGAAGGCCTGACCGTCCTTGAATACTTCAACTCCACCCACGGCGCCCGCAAGGGCCTGGCGGACACGGCGCTCAAGACGGCGAACTCGGGGTACCTGACCCGCCGCCTGGTCGACGTGTCGCAGGATTGCGTCATCGTGGAAGAGGACTGCAAGACCGAGAACGCGCTGGAAATGCGTGCGATCATCCAGGGCGGCAGCGTAATCGCCAGCCTGGCTGAGCGCATCCTCGGCCGCACCACGGCCGAAGACCTGGTGAACGCCAAGACGGGCGAAGTGATCGTGAAGGCGGGCACGCTGCTGGACGAACCGATGGTGAAGGCCATCGAGGAAGCCGAAGTGCAGTCCGCCAAGATCCGCAGCCCGCTGGTTTGCGAGGCGGAGCAGGGCGTCTGCGGCAAGTGCTACGGGCGCGATCTGGCCCGCGGTACGCCGGTGAACATCGGCGAGGCTGTGGGCGTGATCGCCGCGCAGTCCATCGGTGAGCCGGGCACGCAGCTGACCATGCGTACCTTCCACATCGGCGGTGCGGCGCAGGTGAACGAAACCAGCCACCTGGAAAGCATCAGCGACGGCAAGGTCGTCTATCGCGACATGCCGCTCATCACCGACAAGCGGGGCCGCCGCCTGTCGCTCGCCCGCAACGGCGAGATGGTGGTGGTCGACGCCCAGGGCCGTGAGCGCGCGATCCATCGCGTGCCTTACGGCACCATGCTGATGTTCGAGGACGGCGCCGCGGTGAAGGAAGGCGATCGCCTGGCCGAGTGGGATCCGTTCACCCTGCCGATCATCACCGAGCAGTCGGGCGTGGTCCGTTACCAGGACCTGGCCGAAGGCAAGACGATGGAAGAGCGGGTGGACGAAGCCACCGGCATCGCCCAGCGCGTCGTGACCGAATATCGCGCCAGCGGTCGTTCGAAGAAGGAGGATCTGCGTCCGCGCCTGACCCTGCTGAACGAAGCCGGCGACGAGACGGAGGCCGCACGCTACATGCTGGCGCCGGGCACCACCCTGTCGGTGGAAGATGGCCAGCAGGTGGAAGCGGGCGACATCCTGGCGCGTGCCTCGCGCGAAGCCGCCAAGACGCGCGACATCACCGGCGGTCTGCCGCGTGTTGCCGAGCTGTTCGAGGCGCGGATTCCGAAGGACAATGCGGTGATCGCCAAGATCAGCGGCCGCATCGAATTCGTCCGCGACTACAAGGCCAAGCGCAAGATCGCGATCATTCCGGAAGAGGGTGATCCCGTCGAGTACCTGATCCCCAAGACCAAGGTGATCGACGTGCAGGAAGGCGACTTCGTGAAGAAGGGCGATACGCTCATCTCGGGAAGCCCCAACCCGCATGACATTCTGGAAGTGCTCGGGGTGGAGGCTCTGGCCGAATACCTCGTGGCGGAAATCCAGGAAGTCTATCGACTGCAGGGCGTGAAGATCAACGACAAGCACATCGAGGTGATCGTTCGCCAGATGCTGCAGAAGGTTGAGATCACCGATGGCGGCGACACCACGCTGCTGCCGGGCGAACAGGTCGATCTGGAAGAGATGAACGAGGTGAACAGCAAGCTTTCCAAGGGCAAGCAGCCTGCGGTGGGCACGCCGATCCTCCTCGGCATCACCAAGGCCAGCCTGCAGACCCGCAGCTTCATCTCCGCCGCGTCCTTCCAGGAAACCACCCGCGTGCTCACGCAGGCGGCCGTGGAAGGCAAGAAGGACACGCTGATCGGTCTCAAGGAGAACGTGATCGTTGGCCGTCTCATCCCCGCCGGCACCGGCGCGGGCATGAACCGGCTGCGCGTCACCGCCACCAGCCGCGATGCGGCGATCCGCGCCCAGTATCGCAAGATGCAGGAAGCGCTGATCGCGCCGAATTCGGCTGCCGAGGAGCATGCGGCCGAACTCCTCCGTGATCCGGCGGACGATCTGGGCGACGACGCGCTGGCTTCGGTGGAGGGCGAGACCCACGGCACCGATGCCGATGCGGGCGATTACCTGATCCAGAGCGACGAGGCTGCGCCCGACGCCACGGACACCACGCCGCTGGAGGACGAGGAGGAATAATTCCCCCTCTCCTGTCGAACGGAAGAAGACCCCGCCGGAGCGATCCGGCGGGGTTTTTCTTTGCGCCGCACAAGCGGCGTTGACCGGCTTCGCAGCCGCACCATCTATCCCTCATCCCACGAAACGGAGTGCCTGCCGATGCCGTCCACCGATGTCCTCTTCCAGCCCTTCACCTCACCCAAGCTGACGCTGCCGAACCGGGTGGTGATGGCGCCGATGACGCGCAACATGGCCCCCGACGGCGTGCCGGGTGCGGCCAATGCGGCCTATTACCAGCGGCGCGCGGAACATGGCGTGGGGTTGATCCTGTCGGAAGGAACGGTGGTGGATCGTCCGGCCTCGCGCAATCTGCCGAACATCCCCTTCTTCCATGGCGATGCCGCGCTGGCCGGCTGGCAGGGCGTGATCGAGGCGGTGCATGCGGCGGGCGGCCGGATGGGGCCGCAGATATGGCACACTGGCGGTGCGCGCACGCCCGAAGGCTATGAGCCCGGCCAGATCGACACGCCTTCGGGCCTCAACGGGCCGGACGATCCGCGCGGGGAGCCGATGAGCGAGGAGGCGATCGCAGATACGGTGGCGGCCTTCGCCAGTTCCGCCGCCGCCGCGAAGGAACTCGGCTTCGATACGCTGGAGCTGCACGGGGCGCATGGCTATCTGATCGACCAGTTCTTCTGGTCCGGCACCAATCGCCGCACGGACCGCTATGGCGGCGCGACGATCGGAGAACGATCGCGCTTTGCCGCGGACGTGGTGGCGGCGGTGCGCGCCGCGGTGGGGCCGGATTTCCCCATCCTCTTGCGCGTCAGCCAGTGGAAGCAGCAGGATTACAATGCCCGGCTGGCCACCTCTCCCGAGGAGATGGAGCACTGGCTGCAGCCGCTGGTGGATGCCGGCGTGGACATTCTCCATTGCTCGCAGCGCCGGTTCTGGGAGCCGGAATTTCCCGAGGTGGACGGGGAGCAGGGCCTCAATTTCGCCGGCTGGGCGAAGAAGATCACCGGCGTGCCGACGATCAGCGTCGGCTCGGTGGGGCTTGATGGCGATTTCATCGGCACCTTCCAGGGCGGCTCGGCACATCATGCCGGGCTCGAAGGGCTGCTGGCGCGCATGGAACGCGGCGAGTTCGACCTGATCGCCGTGGGCCGCGCGCTGCTGAGCGATGCGGAATGGCTGGAGAAGGTGCGCGACGCGCGGCTGGACGAGATCCGCGACTTCGATCCGGCCAAGCTCGGCGTGCTCGACTGAGCGCCCCAGAAGGCGCGCGGGTGGGGCAAGGCTTCACCCGCGCGCGCTTTCTTCTATAGGGCGCGGATGGTCATCACGCGCTTTGCCCCTTCGCCCACCGGCCGGCTCCACGTCGGCAATGTCCGCACGGCGCTGCACAATTGGCTGCTGGCGCGCAAGGCCGGGGGCCGCTTCCTGCTGCGGATCGACGATACCGATGCCGCGCGCAGCGAGGAACGCTTCGTGGACGCGATCCACGAGGATCTCGCCTGGCTCGGCCTCGACTACGATGGGGAGGAACGGCAGTCCGCGCGGCTGGCAGTCTATGAAGATGCCTTCGCACGGCTGCGCGCGGATGGCCGGGTCTATCCCGCCTATGAAACGGCGCAGGAGCTGGACCTGAAGCGCAAGGTGCTGCTCGGCCGTGGCCTGCCGCCGATCTACGATCGCGCGGCGCTACAGCTCACCGAGGCGGAGCGGGCAGCGAAGGAGGCGGAGGGCGTGGCCCCCCACTGGCGCTTCCGCCTCGACCATGACGAGCCGATCGCATGGGAGGACGGCATCCGCGGCGCGCAGCACTTCGATGCGGCGCAGC is a window from the Altererythrobacter sp. B11 genome containing:
- the rpoC gene encoding DNA-directed RNA polymerase subunit beta', whose translation is MNELTKFTNQLAKPETFDQIQIGIASPERIRSWSFGEIKKPETINYRTFKPERDGLFCARIFGPVKDYECLCGKYKRMKYKGVVCEKCGVEVTVTKVRRERMGHIELAAPVAHIWFLKSLPSRIGLLLDMQLKQLERILYFESYVVTEPGLTPLEKYQLLTEDELLDAQDEYGEDAFTAGIGAEAVKHMLMDLDLVQERDDLLEELATTKSALKPKKIIKRLKVVESFIDSGNRPEWMILEVVPVIPPELRPLVPLDGGRFATSDLNDLYRRVINRNNRLKRLMELRAPDIIVRNEKRMLQEAVDALFDNGRRGRVITGANKRPLKSLSDMLKGKQGRFRQNLLGKRVDYSGRSVIVTGPELKLHQCGLPKKMALELFKPFIYARLDAKGLSMTLKQAKKWVEKERKEVWDILDEVIREHPVLLNRAPTLHRLGIQAFEPVLIEGKAIQLHPLVCSAFNADFDGDQMAVHVPLSLEAQLEARVLMMSTNNILSPANGKPIIVPSQDMVLGIYYLSMDRDGEPGEGMVLADIAEVHQALHVGAVTLHTKITSRVPQTDEAGKQYMRRVETTPGRMLIGECLPKNHKVPYEVINRLLTKKDIGEVIDEVYRHTGQKDTVLFADAIMALGFRHACRAGISFGKDDMIIPDSKQGMIEETKALVADYEQQYQEGFITQQEKYNKVIDAWSRCGDQVANAMMDEIRATPKDDSGREAPINSIYMMSHSGARGSPAQMKQLAGMRGLMAKPSGEIIETPIISNFKEGLTVLEYFNSTHGARKGLADTALKTANSGYLTRRLVDVSQDCVIVEEDCKTENALEMRAIIQGGSVIASLAERILGRTTAEDLVNAKTGEVIVKAGTLLDEPMVKAIEEAEVQSAKIRSPLVCEAEQGVCGKCYGRDLARGTPVNIGEAVGVIAAQSIGEPGTQLTMRTFHIGGAAQVNETSHLESISDGKVVYRDMPLITDKRGRRLSLARNGEMVVVDAQGRERAIHRVPYGTMLMFEDGAAVKEGDRLAEWDPFTLPIITEQSGVVRYQDLAEGKTMEERVDEATGIAQRVVTEYRASGRSKKEDLRPRLTLLNEAGDETEAARYMLAPGTTLSVEDGQQVEAGDILARASREAAKTRDITGGLPRVAELFEARIPKDNAVIAKISGRIEFVRDYKAKRKIAIIPEEGDPVEYLIPKTKVIDVQEGDFVKKGDTLISGSPNPHDILEVLGVEALAEYLVAEIQEVYRLQGVKINDKHIEVIVRQMLQKVEITDGGDTTLLPGEQVDLEEMNEVNSKLSKGKQPAVGTPILLGITKASLQTRSFISAASFQETTRVLTQAAVEGKKDTLIGLKENVIVGRLIPAGTGAGMNRLRVTATSRDAAIRAQYRKMQEALIAPNSAAEEHAAELLRDPADDLGDDALASVEGETHGTDADAGDYLIQSDEAAPDATDTTPLEDEEE
- a CDS encoding NADH:flavin oxidoreductase, which produces MPSTDVLFQPFTSPKLTLPNRVVMAPMTRNMAPDGVPGAANAAYYQRRAEHGVGLILSEGTVVDRPASRNLPNIPFFHGDAALAGWQGVIEAVHAAGGRMGPQIWHTGGARTPEGYEPGQIDTPSGLNGPDDPRGEPMSEEAIADTVAAFASSAAAAKELGFDTLELHGAHGYLIDQFFWSGTNRRTDRYGGATIGERSRFAADVVAAVRAAVGPDFPILLRVSQWKQQDYNARLATSPEEMEHWLQPLVDAGVDILHCSQRRFWEPEFPEVDGEQGLNFAGWAKKITGVPTISVGSVGLDGDFIGTFQGGSAHHAGLEGLLARMERGEFDLIAVGRALLSDAEWLEKVRDARLDEIRDFDPAKLGVLD